A region from the Methanofollis liminatans DSM 4140 genome encodes:
- a CDS encoding ABC transporter permease, which yields MAQISILRDRCLVSFSLLGGVILGFTILALLNMTAKELADIPHLLQVAADAKVIDSIVLTMAAGANAIAILMLFGIPLAYVLARADFRGKGIVESIVDIPLMLPHTVAGILVYILFMKRGLIGAPFYSMGFSFEDAYPGIVIAMLFVASPYFINSTREGFEKVPVHLENVARTLGASRFAAFRHIVLPLSARDIYNGAILAWGRAIGEFAAIIMIAYYPMVISTLIYYRFTTGGIKESSTVAFVMILACFAVFLTLRYLSRFIGRHDDRV from the coding sequence ATGGCCCAGATATCAATACTCCGCGACCGCTGCCTTGTCTCCTTCTCTCTCCTCGGCGGTGTCATCCTCGGCTTCACCATCCTCGCCCTGCTGAACATGACGGCGAAGGAACTCGCCGATATCCCCCACCTCCTGCAGGTTGCCGCCGATGCAAAGGTGATCGACTCGATCGTCCTCACGATGGCGGCCGGCGCAAACGCGATCGCGATCCTGATGCTCTTCGGGATCCCGCTCGCATATGTGCTTGCCAGGGCCGATTTCAGGGGGAAAGGGATCGTGGAGAGCATCGTGGACATCCCTCTGATGCTCCCGCACACCGTGGCCGGCATCCTGGTCTATATCCTCTTCATGAAACGGGGGCTGATCGGTGCTCCCTTCTACAGCATGGGTTTTTCCTTCGAGGACGCCTATCCCGGCATTGTCATCGCCATGCTCTTTGTGGCGTCCCCGTATTTCATCAACTCGACGCGTGAAGGGTTCGAAAAGGTTCCCGTCCACCTTGAGAACGTGGCGCGTACCCTTGGAGCAAGCCGGTTCGCCGCCTTCCGCCATATCGTCCTCCCGCTCTCAGCGCGGGATATATACAACGGGGCAATCCTTGCATGGGGGAGGGCAATCGGCGAGTTCGCCGCCATTATCATGATCGCCTACTACCCGATGGTGATCTCAACCCTGATCTACTACCGGTTCACGACAGGCGGGATCAAAGAGAGCAGCACCGTTGCTTTTGTGATGATCCTCGCCTGTTTCGCTGTGTTTTTGACGCTGCGCTATCTTTCGCGCTTCATCGGGAGGCACGATGATCGAGTTTAG
- a CDS encoding ABC transporter ATP-binding protein, whose protein sequence is MIEFRRVSLTLGNFALQEVSLTVRKGDYYFIIGPSGAGKTVLLEAIAGLHLPDEGDILIDGEDASHSPPEKRRIALVYQDYSLFPHMTVEENIGFGLMMQKRPKDEVRKRVSDLLGTFGIEHLRNRFPGTMSGGEQQRTAIARALASDPEILLLDEPFAALDPVTREHLIADLQRIHRERGLTIVQVTHAREEILRMATRCAVIIEGRMVQEGQADQVFQTPKSTVVARFVGMENILNGVVATSADGLASIDVGKQRIIAVSDAAPGTAAAVVFRAADVTLYLRDREESTARNRFEAVITTVVPLGGPLTEVYLDAGFPLVALVTRRSAEDLDLMPGMNVEASIKASAVRVIPERP, encoded by the coding sequence ATGATCGAGTTTAGGCGCGTCTCCCTCACCCTCGGGAACTTCGCCCTGCAGGAAGTCTCCCTCACGGTCAGGAAGGGGGACTACTACTTCATCATCGGGCCGTCAGGGGCCGGAAAGACCGTTCTCCTGGAGGCGATCGCCGGACTCCACCTTCCCGACGAAGGGGATATTCTCATCGACGGTGAGGATGCCTCCCATAGCCCCCCGGAGAAACGGCGGATCGCCCTGGTGTACCAGGACTACTCCCTCTTCCCGCATATGACCGTGGAGGAGAATATCGGGTTTGGCCTCATGATGCAGAAACGACCGAAGGACGAGGTCAGAAAACGGGTGAGCGACTTGCTCGGGACATTCGGGATCGAGCATCTCAGAAATCGTTTTCCGGGGACGATGAGCGGCGGCGAACAGCAGCGGACAGCGATCGCCCGCGCTCTTGCCTCCGACCCTGAGATCCTCCTCCTCGACGAACCCTTCGCCGCACTCGACCCTGTCACGCGGGAACACCTGATCGCCGATCTCCAGCGGATCCACCGTGAGAGGGGCCTCACCATTGTCCAGGTGACCCATGCGAGGGAGGAGATCCTGCGCATGGCGACGAGGTGCGCCGTGATCATCGAGGGCAGAATGGTCCAGGAGGGGCAGGCCGATCAGGTTTTTCAGACCCCGAAGAGCACGGTGGTCGCACGCTTCGTTGGCATGGAGAACATACTCAACGGCGTCGTCGCCACCAGTGCAGACGGACTCGCCTCGATCGACGTGGGGAAGCAGAGGATCATCGCCGTCTCGGATGCCGCTCCGGGCACTGCCGCAGCCGTCGTCTTCAGGGCCGCCGATGTGACGCTCTACCTCAGGGACAGGGAGGAGAGCACCGCCAGAAACCGGTTCGAGGCCGTGATCACCACCGTCGTCCCGCTCGGCGGCCCTCTCACCGAGGTGTATCTTGACGCAGGCTTCCCCCTTGTGGCGCTTGTCACCAGACGATCGGCTGAAGACCTCGATCTCATGCCGGGCATGAACGTTGAAGCATCGATCAAGGCGAGCGCGGTCCGGGTCATTCCAGAGAGGCCCTGA
- a CDS encoding acylphosphatase → MDGENPFSGQTGVWRLAGIARGRVQGVGYRGYLAGRAAARGLAGYVQNLPDGTVEFVAEGEVGDLAAFLEEAWARDEPVIGVGEIAVSVIEPTGEFNRFEARFGDRQEEFFRRSGLALDLLKEILKTEGEMLAEQRRTNALLEALLRTGGTE, encoded by the coding sequence ATGGATGGAGAAAACCCCTTTTCAGGACAGACCGGGGTCTGGCGCCTTGCGGGCATCGCCCGCGGCCGGGTGCAGGGCGTCGGCTACCGCGGCTATCTGGCCGGCAGGGCGGCCGCCCGAGGTCTTGCGGGCTACGTGCAGAACCTCCCTGACGGGACGGTGGAGTTCGTCGCCGAAGGAGAGGTAGGGGACCTTGCAGCCTTTCTGGAGGAGGCATGGGCGCGGGACGAACCGGTGATCGGCGTCGGCGAGATCGCCGTCTCGGTCATCGAACCGACCGGCGAATTCAACCGTTTCGAGGCGCGGTTCGGCGATCGGCAGGAGGAGTTTTTCAGGCGAAGCGGGCTTGCCCTCGATCTGCTGAAGGAGATCCTGAAAACGGAGGGGGAGATGCTCGCCGAGCAGAGGAGGACGAACGCACTCCTCGAAGCGCTTCTCAGAACAGGCGGGACAGAATAA
- a CDS encoding SemiSWEET family sugar transporter produces MDPLHLLGLAAGSLTTLSFIPQVAKTLRTRSAHDFSYAMLVCFLAGLILWLAYGVVRDDPAIMIANAVTAVLLLCILVVKIRSP; encoded by the coding sequence ATGGATCCACTCCACCTCCTCGGCCTTGCGGCCGGTTCTCTCACGACCCTCTCCTTCATTCCGCAGGTGGCGAAGACCCTGCGGACCCGATCGGCGCATGACTTCTCCTATGCGATGCTCGTCTGCTTCCTCGCCGGGCTCATTCTCTGGCTCGCCTACGGCGTGGTGCGGGACGATCCCGCGATCATGATTGCGAACGCAGTGACGGCGGTCCTTCTGCTCTGCATCCTTGTGGTGAAGATCAGGTCGCCCTGA
- a CDS encoding PAS domain S-box protein — protein MAIRELLKKNPRGMSVTQIAEAIGMNRITVARYLDVMRASGQVEMEPYGQAKVFFISRRIPVTAILDFFSDGVAALDREGRIIDTNRKFREVAGCRDTDLSGTHVAGLLSPLDDGGRLVDAIRRAGDGAEDYFESALSVHGENRRFFRVRFVPTVFTDSSPGSILILQDITEWKRGEEQMVAQRDLAWTLSAAQTLFEAMPPCVDTALRLSGMDAGGAYVADPETGVFELVHATGISQRFARSFSHISPSSPLGERICSGTPYYAENLKIGDEESMGGAFALRSYAVVPVYEGGQVIACFLVGSHIRDRIDPGSRKALETVAASIGNMIQRIRAQQDLRESEEKYRILFNNLDDAIFLHLIENGLPGRIIEVNDTTCTRLGYTREELLALTPLQINDPAYPGDLGEIMRRLLEEKHVFFEWAHLTKDGTRIPVEINAHLFTLRGEEVVISIVRDLRLRGGT, from the coding sequence GTGGCAATCAGAGAACTCCTCAAGAAAAATCCTCGCGGCATGTCGGTCACCCAGATCGCGGAGGCGATCGGGATGAACCGGATCACGGTGGCTCGCTACCTCGATGTGATGCGTGCCTCCGGCCAGGTCGAGATGGAACCGTACGGTCAGGCGAAGGTGTTTTTCATCTCCCGGCGGATCCCGGTGACGGCGATCCTGGACTTTTTCTCGGACGGCGTCGCTGCCCTCGACAGAGAGGGGCGGATCATTGATACAAACCGGAAATTCCGGGAAGTTGCCGGATGCCGCGATACCGATCTCTCTGGCACCCATGTCGCCGGTCTGCTCTCGCCCCTGGACGATGGCGGTCGTCTGGTGGATGCGATCAGGAGGGCCGGTGACGGCGCCGAAGACTATTTCGAGAGCGCCCTGTCTGTGCATGGTGAAAACCGAAGATTTTTCAGAGTGAGGTTTGTTCCCACGGTTTTTACCGATAGTTCGCCGGGCAGCATTCTGATCCTCCAGGACATCACCGAATGGAAACGGGGTGAAGAGCAGATGGTCGCACAGCGCGACCTTGCATGGACCCTTTCCGCAGCGCAGACCCTTTTCGAGGCGATGCCGCCCTGTGTTGATACGGCGCTCAGGCTCTCCGGCATGGACGCGGGCGGTGCGTACGTCGCCGATCCGGAGACCGGGGTATTCGAGCTCGTCCATGCCACCGGGATCTCGCAGCGGTTTGCCCGCTCCTTCTCACATATCTCTCCCTCTTCGCCTCTGGGTGAACGGATCTGTTCCGGCACGCCCTATTATGCAGAGAACTTGAAGATCGGGGATGAAGAGAGCATGGGCGGCGCTTTTGCTCTCCGCTCCTATGCGGTGGTTCCGGTGTACGAAGGAGGGCAGGTGATCGCCTGTTTTCTGGTGGGTTCGCATATCCGTGACCGGATCGATCCCGGAAGCAGGAAAGCGCTTGAAACGGTCGCAGCCTCTATCGGGAATATGATCCAGCGGATTCGGGCACAGCAGGACCTGCGGGAGAGCGAGGAGAAGTACCGGATACTCTTCAACAACCTTGACGACGCAATCTTCCTCCACCTGATCGAAAACGGGCTGCCCGGCCGGATCATCGAGGTGAACGACACCACCTGCACCCGTCTTGGCTATACGAGGGAGGAACTCCTCGCCCTCACCCCCCTCCAGATCAACGACCCGGCATATCCGGGGGACCTGGGGGAGATCATGCGCCGGCTCCTTGAGGAGAAGCATGTGTTTTTCGAGTGGGCGCACCTGACGAAAGACGGCACGAGGATCCCGGTGGAGATCAACGCCCATCTCTTCACGCTCAGGGGTGAGGAGGTGGTCATTTCGATCGTCAGGGATCTCAGGCTGAGGGGGGGCACCTGA
- a CDS encoding PAS domain-containing protein, whose product MEPLITGDLMKPGTDTRITMQKSESTTPLCILDALPVPVMTVSGTGSIYYMNPLAASLFGIDPNDAVGETIEDAFPTGIALSLKKLVGRTADFSVISGGTIRHAYRDYSVHTAPMKCGDGSPATVIVLHPMAGHERLPDLAPKTCPDGSGHWVPIFVPAGH is encoded by the coding sequence ATGGAACCACTGATCACCGGAGACCTGATGAAACCCGGCACCGACACACGCATAACCATGCAGAAATCGGAAAGCACCACACCCCTCTGCATACTCGACGCCCTTCCTGTCCCTGTGATGACAGTGTCTGGCACCGGCAGCATCTACTATATGAACCCGCTGGCAGCGTCGCTCTTCGGCATTGACCCCAACGATGCCGTCGGAGAGACGATTGAGGACGCATTCCCCACCGGCATCGCCCTCAGCCTGAAAAAACTGGTCGGGAGAACCGCAGACTTCTCGGTCATCTCGGGGGGGACGATACGCCATGCGTACAGAGACTACAGCGTCCATACAGCCCCGATGAAATGCGGCGACGGATCGCCGGCAACCGTGATCGTCCTTCACCCGATGGCCGGGCATGAGCGTCTCCCCGACCTTGCACCAAAAACATGCCCGGATGGTTCAGGCCACTGGGTGCCGATATTCGTGCCGGCAGGCCATTAG
- a CDS encoding Coenzyme F420 hydrogenase/dehydrogenase, beta subunit C-terminal domain: MSAKGDMCYAWSTDADLLAKGECGGAVSSLLKYALESKMVDAVLAVKKGQDIYDAVPTLITDPAEIAEAAGSLHCGTLLLSKLFKKYLNGAKDMKIAVTVKGCDAMGMYELAKRKQINLDNVIMIGLNCGGSVSPVTARKMIADKFETDPDTVVKEEIDKGQFIIMTADGQHKGISIDVLEEEGYGRRSNCRRCKMKVPRQADLACGNWGVIGDKAGKATFVEVCSEKGAALLDAATKAGKLATEAPNPKGIEIRGKVEGAMLKLGDKWRAKDFAGLGEGKDRLKKIVEETSRCIKCYQCIDNCPICYCEECSTKKPYLVKPGEVPPNFMFHLIRFAHISDSCINCGQCQELCAMDIPNALFMHALQVDLQEMFGFVPGVDMTLPVLALVEENEERSRLSATGSDQIYNIFNK, encoded by the coding sequence ATGTCAGCAAAAGGCGATATGTGTTACGCGTGGTCTACCGATGCAGACCTCCTCGCAAAGGGCGAGTGCGGCGGTGCGGTCTCCTCGCTCCTGAAGTACGCCCTTGAGAGCAAGATGGTCGACGCCGTCCTTGCCGTGAAGAAGGGACAGGACATCTACGACGCTGTTCCGACCCTCATCACCGACCCGGCGGAGATCGCAGAGGCTGCGGGCTCGCTCCACTGCGGGACGCTCCTCCTCTCCAAGCTCTTCAAGAAGTACCTCAACGGTGCGAAGGACATGAAGATCGCCGTCACCGTCAAGGGCTGCGACGCGATGGGCATGTACGAACTGGCCAAGCGCAAGCAGATCAACCTCGACAACGTCATCATGATCGGCCTGAACTGTGGCGGATCGGTCTCCCCGGTGACTGCCAGGAAGATGATCGCGGACAAGTTCGAGACCGACCCCGACACCGTTGTCAAGGAAGAGATCGATAAGGGTCAGTTCATCATCATGACCGCCGATGGTCAGCACAAGGGCATCTCCATCGACGTCCTCGAAGAGGAAGGCTACGGCCGCAGGTCCAACTGCCGCCGGTGCAAGATGAAGGTCCCGCGTCAGGCCGACCTCGCCTGCGGCAACTGGGGCGTCATCGGTGACAAGGCCGGCAAGGCGACCTTTGTCGAAGTCTGCTCCGAGAAGGGTGCAGCGCTCCTCGACGCCGCCACGAAGGCCGGCAAACTCGCCACCGAGGCACCGAACCCGAAGGGTATCGAGATCCGCGGCAAGGTAGAGGGTGCCATGCTCAAGCTCGGCGACAAGTGGCGTGCAAAGGACTTTGCAGGCCTCGGCGAGGGCAAGGACCGGCTGAAGAAGATCGTGGAAGAGACCTCCCGGTGCATCAAGTGCTACCAGTGCATTGATAACTGTCCGATCTGCTACTGTGAGGAATGCTCGACGAAGAAGCCCTACCTGGTCAAGCCCGGTGAGGTTCCGCCGAACTTCATGTTCCACCTGATCAGGTTCGCCCACATCTCTGATTCCTGCATCAACTGCGGCCAGTGCCAGGAACTCTGTGCGATGGACATCCCCAACGCCCTGTTCATGCACGCCCTGCAGGTCGACCTCCAGGAGATGTTCGGCTTTGTGCCGGGTGTCGACATGACCCTGCCGGTGCTCGCACTGGTTGAAGAGAACGAAGAGAGGTCTCGCCTTTCCGCTACCGGCAGCGACCAGATCTACAATATCTTCAACAAATAA
- the fdhF gene encoding formate dehydrogenase subunit alpha has product MELKYVQTTCPYCGTGCTFNLVVKDGKVCGVQPYHRSPVNEGKVCPKGTYAWEFVNREDRLTTPLIKKDGKFVEATWDEAYDLIAQKLKSYKPDEMAVLSSARTSNEDNYALMKFARGVLKTRHIDHCARLCHASTVAGLAASFGSGAMTNSILDIAESKCLFVLGSNTFEQHPLIGRKIVQAKMNGAKIIYADPRYTATAKQADLYMQFRSGSDVAILNGMMQYIIKNGWEDKEFVEKRTKDYDKLKEVVMKPEYDFENVSKISGIPVEQLQQASEWFAKAEASAILYSMGITQHTTGVDNVKSVANIQMLTGNLGKAGAGVNALRGQNNVQGACDMGALPVVFTGYQKVIDPAAHKKFADAWGFPDGICEPKNGYEVTVMMDVLTDKPGELKAMYIMGENPMLSDPDLTHVEHALKALEFLVVQDIFLTETAQLADVVLPATCYAEKDGTQTSTERRVQMWRTAQAPPGQAKLDWKIIAELSAKMGYPEQFSWKTSEDVFNEIAEVTPSYHGMNYARLNKPEALHWPCPTTEHPGTPILHIGKFSHPDGLGVFHAIEWKPPAEVPDEEYPFILTTGRCIWHWHTGSMTRRSKHLDEEVPTGWIEINPEDAKALDIVDGEIVKATSRRGTINVPAKVTKDIMKGVMFMPFHFAECAANVLTNNALDPIAKIPEFKACSVKVEKIQEA; this is encoded by the coding sequence ATGGAATTGAAGTACGTTCAGACAACGTGCCCGTACTGTGGCACGGGATGTACATTTAACCTCGTTGTCAAGGACGGGAAGGTCTGCGGCGTCCAGCCGTACCACCGCTCGCCTGTCAACGAGGGTAAGGTATGTCCGAAGGGTACCTATGCCTGGGAGTTTGTGAACCGTGAAGACCGGCTCACCACGCCCCTGATCAAGAAGGACGGAAAGTTTGTCGAGGCGACCTGGGACGAGGCCTATGACCTCATCGCCCAGAAGCTCAAGTCGTACAAGCCTGACGAGATGGCAGTCCTCTCATCGGCCCGTACGTCCAACGAGGACAACTACGCCCTTATGAAGTTCGCCCGCGGCGTCCTCAAGACCCGCCACATCGACCACTGCGCCCGTCTCTGCCACGCTTCGACCGTCGCAGGGCTTGCCGCCTCCTTTGGCTCAGGCGCAATGACCAACTCGATTCTCGACATTGCAGAATCGAAGTGTCTGTTTGTTCTCGGGTCCAACACCTTCGAGCAGCACCCTCTCATTGGTCGCAAGATCGTCCAGGCGAAGATGAACGGCGCGAAGATCATCTACGCCGACCCGCGTTACACCGCCACCGCCAAGCAGGCCGACCTCTACATGCAGTTCCGCTCAGGCTCCGACGTCGCCATCCTCAACGGCATGATGCAGTACATCATCAAGAACGGTTGGGAGGACAAGGAGTTCGTCGAGAAGCGGACGAAGGACTACGACAAACTGAAAGAAGTCGTGATGAAGCCCGAGTACGACTTCGAGAATGTTTCGAAGATCTCCGGCATCCCGGTCGAGCAGCTGCAGCAGGCGAGCGAGTGGTTCGCCAAGGCCGAGGCCTCCGCTATCCTGTACTCGATGGGCATCACCCAGCACACCACCGGTGTGGACAACGTCAAGTCCGTCGCCAACATTCAGATGCTCACCGGTAACCTCGGCAAGGCCGGCGCCGGTGTGAACGCTCTGCGTGGCCAGAACAACGTGCAGGGCGCCTGTGACATGGGTGCGCTCCCGGTCGTCTTCACCGGCTACCAGAAGGTCATCGACCCGGCGGCCCACAAGAAGTTCGCCGACGCATGGGGCTTCCCCGACGGCATCTGCGAGCCGAAGAACGGCTACGAGGTCACTGTCATGATGGACGTCCTCACCGACAAGCCCGGTGAACTCAAGGCGATGTACATCATGGGCGAGAACCCGATGCTCTCCGACCCTGACCTCACCCACGTCGAGCACGCCCTCAAGGCCCTTGAGTTCCTCGTCGTGCAGGACATCTTCCTGACCGAGACCGCTCAGCTCGCCGACGTCGTGCTGCCCGCCACCTGCTACGCCGAGAAGGACGGCACCCAGACCTCGACCGAGAGGCGCGTCCAGATGTGGCGTACTGCCCAGGCGCCGCCCGGCCAGGCAAAACTCGACTGGAAGATCATCGCCGAGCTCTCGGCGAAGATGGGCTACCCCGAGCAGTTCTCCTGGAAGACCTCTGAGGATGTCTTCAACGAGATCGCCGAGGTCACGCCGTCCTACCATGGCATGAACTACGCGCGGCTGAACAAGCCCGAAGCGCTCCACTGGCCCTGCCCCACGACCGAGCACCCCGGCACCCCGATCCTGCACATCGGCAAGTTCTCGCACCCCGATGGCCTTGGTGTCTTCCACGCGATCGAGTGGAAACCGCCAGCAGAGGTCCCGGACGAGGAGTACCCGTTCATCCTCACCACCGGCAGGTGCATCTGGCACTGGCATACCGGCTCAATGACCCGCCGCTCGAAGCACCTTGACGAGGAAGTCCCGACCGGATGGATCGAGATCAACCCCGAGGACGCGAAGGCGCTCGACATCGTCGACGGCGAGATCGTCAAGGCGACCTCCCGCCGCGGCACGATCAACGTCCCGGCCAAGGTCACCAAGGACATCATGAAGGGCGTCATGTTCATGCCGTTCCACTTTGCGGAGTGCGCGGCAAACGTGCTCACCAACAATGCACTCGACCCGATCGCCAAGATCCCTGAGTTCAAGGCGTGTTCTGTGAAGGTTGAGAAGATCCAGGAGGCCTGA
- a CDS encoding hydantoinase/oxoprolinase family protein, whose protein sequence is MIGIDVGGANLKVVDGSGAHIHYCPLWKEAPLGDLLSAYAGRGENAAVVMSGELADSFSGKAEGIGFIVDVVREHFPDAIFYGTDGVFHDRAVPELAAANWLASADYLRERYPDAVLLDVGSTTADIVPLGRFDDLLGLTDLLRLQRGYLVYTGMLRTNVATILRAVEINGIFTPVSTEYFACSGDAHLVLGTIRPEDYTSATPDGGQATVGAALRRLSRVVCSDLEEIGEAAARSIALQFWAAQQGMILRAVWECMGRSGGRHVVCAGIGSGVFAETLKGTDLNRDLGGMADALPAYAVLEVAQRNGSR, encoded by the coding sequence ATGATCGGGATCGATGTCGGCGGCGCCAACCTCAAGGTCGTCGATGGATCGGGCGCCCATATTCATTACTGCCCGCTCTGGAAGGAGGCGCCGCTCGGAGATCTCCTCTCTGCCTATGCCGGGCGAGGAGAAAACGCCGCCGTCGTCATGAGCGGAGAACTTGCCGACAGTTTTTCCGGCAAGGCTGAGGGCATCGGGTTCATCGTCGACGTTGTGAGGGAGCACTTCCCTGATGCCATATTTTACGGGACTGATGGGGTCTTCCACGACCGTGCCGTTCCCGAACTGGCCGCCGCAAACTGGCTCGCCTCTGCCGATTACCTCAGGGAGCGCTACCCTGACGCCGTGCTCCTCGATGTCGGCAGCACCACCGCCGATATCGTCCCGCTCGGCCGTTTCGACGATCTGCTCGGGCTCACCGACCTCCTCCGTCTCCAGAGGGGGTACCTTGTCTATACCGGGATGCTGCGGACGAACGTGGCGACGATCCTCCGGGCCGTGGAGATCAACGGGATCTTCACCCCGGTCTCGACCGAGTATTTCGCCTGCAGCGGCGACGCCCATCTCGTCCTCGGCACGATCCGGCCGGAGGACTACACCTCTGCGACGCCGGACGGCGGTCAGGCAACGGTCGGCGCCGCTCTCCGGCGGCTTTCTCGCGTTGTCTGTTCAGACCTCGAGGAGATCGGGGAAGCGGCGGCGCGGAGTATCGCCCTCCAGTTCTGGGCGGCCCAGCAGGGCATGATCCTCAGGGCCGTCTGGGAGTGCATGGGACGGTCAGGGGGCAGGCATGTCGTCTGCGCCGGAATCGGTTCTGGTGTTTTTGCCGAAACGCTGAAAGGGACCGACCTGAACAGGGATCTTGGTGGGATGGCCGACGCCCTCCCCGCCTATGCGGTGCTCGAGGTGGCGCAACGAAACGGCTCACGCTGA
- a CDS encoding ATP-grasp domain-containing protein: MRAFLAEYTVFHDPDLAIEGRAMLETLSGSFRRCGYEVVTPAGGDLGAEIRALAPSCDVGLVIAPDHLLAPLTRAVEDCTHNIGCGSMNVALCANKRRTSAILASHGIPVPAEKTVGLKVIKPVSGCGAHGVRLSEDAPGEGEIGQEYIEGEHLSVSLVGSRIVGEACLYYSGAPFLVLAVNRQAVTVEDGAFAYHGGETPVGHPRLDEIVATAVRAATVLGCQGYVGVDIVLADRAYVVDVNPRPTTSMVGIAACMEEEIASVLVNASYGKAPASVQLSGGARFDKDGRVERR; the protein is encoded by the coding sequence ATGCGGGCATTTCTTGCAGAATATACGGTCTTCCATGATCCTGACCTTGCGATCGAAGGGCGGGCCATGCTGGAGACGCTCTCCGGGAGTTTCAGGCGTTGTGGATATGAGGTCGTCACCCCCGCAGGAGGTGACCTCGGAGCCGAGATCCGCGCCCTCGCCCCGTCGTGCGATGTCGGGCTGGTGATTGCACCCGACCATCTCCTCGCCCCGCTGACCAGAGCCGTCGAGGACTGCACGCACAACATCGGGTGCGGCTCGATGAACGTCGCCCTGTGCGCGAACAAACGGCGCACCTCGGCGATCCTGGCGTCGCATGGCATCCCGGTTCCGGCAGAGAAGACCGTCGGGCTGAAGGTGATCAAGCCGGTGTCGGGCTGCGGTGCGCATGGTGTCCGTCTGAGCGAGGATGCGCCGGGTGAGGGCGAGATCGGACAGGAGTACATCGAAGGCGAGCACCTCTCGGTCAGCCTTGTCGGGAGCCGGATTGTTGGGGAGGCCTGCCTCTATTATTCCGGGGCGCCGTTCCTGGTGCTTGCGGTGAACCGGCAGGCCGTCACGGTCGAAGACGGTGCGTTTGCCTATCATGGCGGCGAGACGCCGGTGGGCCACCCGCGCCTTGACGAGATCGTGGCGACGGCGGTGCGGGCAGCGACGGTTCTTGGCTGTCAGGGATACGTGGGCGTCGATATCGTCCTTGCCGATCGAGCCTATGTGGTCGACGTCAACCCCAGGCCGACGACGAGCATGGTCGGGATCGCCGCTTGCATGGAGGAGGAGATCGCCAGCGTCCTTGTGAACGCCTCCTATGGAAAAGCGCCGGCCTCGGTCCAGCTCTCCGGGGGGGCCAGGTTCGATAAGGACGGGAGGGTCGAGCGGCGATGA
- the surE gene encoding 5'/3'-nucleotidase SurE has product MGPKILLTNDDGVYSNGLWAAYEALSEIAEVTIVAPATQQSAVGRSISIFEPIRATKIVLNGVTAYSVGGKPTDAVIVGLFALDIRPDLVVSGINIGENLSYESIMTSGTVGAAMEASNQGTPSVAFSLQVWDQGDKFDDPRHCGSSFDDAKKVVRDVCEKILTRGYPGNADVINVNIPSHLRGGYEVTHLARKLFHTGVERRLDPRGRPYFWINGPLVEDAEEGTDVHAIRKGNVSITPITLDCTAMPANDELRRLFG; this is encoded by the coding sequence ATGGGACCAAAGATTCTCCTCACCAACGACGACGGCGTCTACTCGAACGGGCTCTGGGCAGCATACGAAGCGCTCTCAGAGATCGCCGAGGTGACCATCGTCGCCCCGGCAACACAGCAGAGTGCTGTGGGCCGATCGATCTCCATCTTCGAACCGATCAGGGCGACGAAGATAGTGCTGAACGGCGTGACCGCATACTCGGTCGGGGGAAAACCGACGGACGCCGTGATCGTCGGCCTCTTCGCGCTCGATATACGCCCCGACCTGGTGGTCAGCGGCATCAACATCGGCGAGAACCTCAGTTACGAATCGATCATGACCTCGGGGACGGTCGGGGCGGCGATGGAAGCGTCCAATCAGGGGACACCGTCGGTCGCCTTCTCCCTCCAGGTATGGGACCAGGGGGACAAGTTCGACGACCCCCGCCACTGCGGGAGCAGCTTCGACGATGCTAAGAAGGTCGTGCGGGACGTCTGCGAAAAGATCCTCACCCGCGGATACCCGGGAAACGCAGACGTGATCAACGTGAACATCCCATCGCACCTGCGGGGGGGCTACGAGGTGACGCACCTTGCGCGCAAACTCTTCCACACCGGGGTCGAGCGGCGTCTCGACCCGAGAGGACGACCGTACTTCTGGATCAACGGGCCCCTGGTCGAGGACGCAGAGGAGGGGACCGACGTCCATGCGATCAGAAAGGGCAACGTCTCGATCACCCCGATCACCCTCGACTGCACGGCGATGCCTGCAAACGACGAACTCCGCCGCCTCTTCGGGTGA